The genomic DNA ATTGCACCCTTTTTACCATTTTTACTAGTGATAACAATCACTCCATTTGCTGCTCTTGCTCCATAAATTGAAGTTGCAGAGGCATCTTTTAAAACAGTGATGCTTTCGATATCATCAGGATTTAAACCTGCTATAGGATACGATTGTAAGTTATCTATATTGTCTTTGTCTCTAAAATCTTGAGGAATATCATTTCCGTCTAACGGAATACCATCTAATACCCATAAAGGGTCTGAAGAACCATTTAAAGTTGCAGCTCCTCTTATCGAAATTTTTGAAGGTGCACCTGGAGCACCACTTGTTGGTTGAATAACGACACCCGATAATTGACCAACTAACATTTGATCTACACTAGCAACTCCTGCCTGATTAATATCCTCCATTTCTATCTTCGCATAGGCAGAGGTCATTTTACGTTTTTCAATTTTTTGATACCCAGTTATAATAATCTCTCCTAAGCTTTCTGAACTTTCTCTTAAAGCTACTGATATAGTACCAGTCACTTTAGAAACATCAATTTTTTCAGTTTCATATCCCATATAAGAAACTAGAATAAATTTAATGTCTGCCCCTATTTTTAACGAAAAATTTCCATCGAAATTGGTGGTAGTTCCTAACATTGCTCCTTGGAGAATTCCTTCTGTATTGGTTTCGTTTCCTATAATTGCTGATGACACATAAACCGATGCCCCTACTATTGGCATTTGCAATTCAGCATCAATTACTATTCCTTCTATTACTTTTTCTTGCTGTGCAATAAGTAAACTCGGAATAAAAATTAACAGGTATATTAATTTTCTCATGATTTAGTTTTTCAAGTTATATTCAATTCTAGCTATTAAGTCACTATAATGTACTTCGGTAGCCCTATCTCCTCTATTTTCTTTTCTCTTTAAAAGCACTAATATTTTTTCTAATGCAGCTCTTTTATTCGTTCCTATATCTGCAACTCTTGGTAAGTATGAAAAATGTATATTCTTAAAATTATTAGCGTCTTCTGAAATAGATTTCGCCTTTGTCTTCTCTAACAACTTATTTCTATCTACCGTTAGTACATCTACATAGTTTTTTTGGGTAATACGATCGAACATATCTAAAGACTTTCCTTTTTTAGTCTTTTTAAAGATCGCATCAAACAACCTATCGAATAAATATTCTTCTGAAAAAGTATCGTTTCCATCTTTTACCAATACTTTATTCTCTGTAATTCTCATCAATCTATCTGTTTTTACCAAAGCATAAATAGCGTTCGTTTGATGAATACGCAACATAGAAACTGGTGAATAATAACGTTCACCATCTGGAGCATCTCTAACAGCAAAAACTTTATTAATAATTTCTGGCATAAATAACCATTTTTGTGGCAAAACAGCATTCTGTATGATATAATCTAATGCTTCTTTTTGCATTTTTACTGGCACAGGTTCAAAAGTATTTTTTCCATCACCATAAACGGTGTTGTTCACATAAACCCCACCAATATTTGCCATCACATGACCATTATAAGTTCCCCATTGATCGATGACTGCTTTGTATAATTTTGATGCTTTGTAATAATCCTGCCCCTCTTCCTTTGTCCAATCTAAAATATTAGGAAGTATTCTTTTTAAGTTTTTAAGTCCGTAATTACTAGCTTTTACAGCATTGTCTCCCAAATCTTCACTTTGTGATCTTGGATCTATCACAGTACCTTGTTGCGCTCCATAAAAATATAACGGATCATTTTCGTGTTTACGAATCCATTCATTTAATACTAGAATCTCTTCACGAGCAGATGTATTCTCTAGCCATCTATACCCCCAATCAATTGCATATTTATCATACACACCTATTTTGGGAGTAATGTCTGTAATAGCATCTTCTGGTTGCGCTACGTAATTAAAACGTGCATAATCCATAATAGAAGGTGCTGTTCCTCCCATTTCTGATGTAAACGTTTGAGATCTTAAAGAATCTACAGGGTAACTAAATGATGCGCCCATGTTATGTTTTAAACCAAAAGTATGACCTACTTCATGTGAAGAAACAAAACGAATCGCTTCTCCCATATGTTGGTTAGAAAAGGTATTGGCTCTTGCATTCACGTCGATTGGTCCTGTTTGTACACGAATCCAAGAATGTAAACCTTTCATTAAATTATGCCACCAAATAATATCAGACTCCAATATTTGTCCACTTCTAGGATCTACAATAGAAGGTCCCATCGCATTTTGCTTTTCTGATGCAGCATAGGTAATCACAGAATATCGAACATCATCTGCATCGAAATTCTTATCTTCTTCAGAAGGAAACTTAACTATTAATGCATTTTTAAACCCCGCAGCTTCGAAAGCCACATTCCAATCATAAACACCTTGTTCTATATAAGAACGCCATTGTTTAGGAGTAGCAGGATCTAAATAATAAACTATTTGTTCTTTGGGTTCTACCAATTGTCCTTGTTTGTATTTT from Polaribacter sp. ALD11 includes the following:
- a CDS encoding zinc-dependent metalloprotease, whose product is MKNSSLKDNLFSQFLIVLVFMITSFSGFSQGKKETSKKENKVEKDSIKPKDDKKLTYQKFLKEGNVKKGLFNVYSLKEDYYFEVPDSLLSRDLLIVNKVSSVPYALNGHGLNKGMTFETKLIRFYKDTILNKVWVKTVNPRVQSPENDAITLSVKDNFGESIIEEFKIETKNTDSTSVFIKVNKIFNGKEQSFSDLLNNIGLGGSVKANLSILESIKSFPKNVVVKSLLTTSVREGAGPALPLTIGVTTNIVLLPTDVMKPRFSDKRIGYFTKPMDYFSDAQQEVESREMITRWRLEPKEEDIEKYKQGQLVEPKEQIVYYLDPATPKQWRSYIEQGVYDWNVAFEAAGFKNALIVKFPSEEDKNFDADDVRYSVITYAASEKQNAMGPSIVDPRSGQILESDIIWWHNLMKGLHSWIRVQTGPIDVNARANTFSNQHMGEAIRFVSSHEVGHTFGLKHNMGASFSYPVDSLRSQTFTSEMGGTAPSIMDYARFNYVAQPEDAITDITPKIGVYDKYAIDWGYRWLENTSAREEILVLNEWIRKHENDPLYFYGAQQGTVIDPRSQSEDLGDNAVKASNYGLKNLKRILPNILDWTKEEGQDYYKASKLYKAVIDQWGTYNGHVMANIGGVYVNNTVYGDGKNTFEPVPVKMQKEALDYIIQNAVLPQKWLFMPEIINKVFAVRDAPDGERYYSPVSMLRIHQTNAIYALVKTDRLMRITENKVLVKDGNDTFSEEYLFDRLFDAIFKKTKKGKSLDMFDRITQKNYVDVLTVDRNKLLEKTKAKSISEDANNFKNIHFSYLPRVADIGTNKRAALEKILVLLKRKENRGDRATEVHYSDLIARIEYNLKN